The Hydra vulgaris chromosome 11, alternate assembly HydraT2T_AEP genome contains a region encoding:
- the LOC100200791 gene encoding tricarboxylate transport protein B, mitochondrial isoform X2 has translation MTSVPVPSVKRTTIMASPLGSARKKHPGKAIMAGGITGGLEILCTFPTEYVKTQLQLDSRAAVPKYTGILNCISVTIKNHGFFGLYRGLSSLLYGSIPKSSVRFSTYEFLRNRMADSHGKLTHSATLMCGLGAGVAEAVLVVCPMETIKVKFIHDQTQPNPKYKGFFSGVYTIIKTEGLHGTYRGLTATVLKQGSNQAIRFFVFNNLKSYFQGDDHTKEIGPVKTFFIGGIAGAASVFGNTPIDVIKTRMQGLDAHKYKNTLDCLLKTWREEGPFAFYKGAIPRLGRVCFDVAFTFTLYEQVMKGLDKVWITD, from the exons ATGACTTCTGTACCTGTGCCATCTGTTAAAAGAACTACCATCATGGCATCACCATTAGGTTCTGCTAGGAAAAAGCACCCAGGAAAAGCTATTATGGCAg gtggAATAACAGGAGGTCTGGAAATACTGTGTACTTTTCCAACAGAGTATGTTAAAACACAATTACAATTAGATTCACGTGCTGCAGTGCCTAAATACACAGGTATCTTGAATTGCATCtcagttacaataaaaaatcatGGTTTTTTTGGGTTATATCGAGGTCTTAGTTCACTTCTTTATGGTTCTATACCAAAATCGTCTGTGAg ATTTTCAACATATGAGTTCCTGAGAAATAGAATGGCAGATTCACATGGTAAACTCACCCATTCAGCTACACTTATGTGTGGGTTAGGTGCAGGAGTGGCTGAGGCTGTACTTGTTGTTTGCCCAATGGAAACCATAAAAGTGAAATTCATACATGATCAAACACAACCGAATCCTAAATACAAGGGATTCTTTAGTGGCGTTTATACTATCATTAAAACAGAAg GACTTCATGGTACATATAGAGGACTTACAGCAACAGTATTAAAGCAAGGTTCAAATCAAGCAATACGATTTTTTGTGTTCAACAACTTGAAATCTTATTTTCAAGGTGATGACCACACAAAAGAGATAGGTccagttaaaacattttttattggaggAATAGCAGGCGCAGCTAGTGTGTTTGGAAATACACCTATTGATGTTATCAAAACAAGGATGCAG ggTTTGGATGCACATAAGTATAAGAATACATTAGattgtttgttaaaaacatgGCGTGAAGAAGGACCGTTTGC tttttacaaagGCGCCATTCCCAGATTGGGCAGAGTGTGCTTTGATGTTGCGTTTACATTTACTCTTTATGAACAGGTGATGAAGGGCTTAGATAAAGTTTGGATAACCGATTAA
- the LOC100212868 gene encoding F-box/LRR-repeat protein 20-like — translation MTKENNLKMSENISKYEKNGLDISKILTDECILRLFAFLDLKTLSSVNQMCRRWYYISKDKSLWRSVDFSPYKITFEEPAFENFTKKNLKDTIKLNLGSLYVTSKMLRSIADNCHKLSILLFGRSCVAEIKKRRRKSFFAKNLQTLDLRSSLGSFEFLVNIDQKFPNIVNIGIGPRSFGRYKLPYIFSKLTNVRIIDFTNCLEIDDNGINVLATNCQKIESICLIGCRHVYGKSFACLLRNCQNLKTLLIRYLKINDDIFAQKIWDGCVIEELDLSACPRITWQGLFALLAQLKHVHYLNLSYCGEGRAVNDVVLSQMVNSGMSTKLRMLDLRWSFHISPNALGNFLTKCNHLEKFGIYQSFQITADNIADFLIYLPSIKILEFGGSYQQELNRSHLIPMLLKTAKNLEVLSLINFTSTNLIEDYKNIKTLITTKSKLTRINFCDSSPELVKIAKEIAQGIKQIKITFKWECALPPPIITLDSILNI, via the coding sequence atgaccaaagaaaataacttgaaaatgtcagaaaatatttcaaaatacgAAAAAAATGGTTTAGATATATCGAAGATTTTAACAGACGAATGCATATTGCGACTTTTTgcatttcttgatttaaaaaccTTATCAAGTGTGAATCAAATGTGCAGACGTTGGTACTACATAAGTAAAGATAAATCTCTATGGAGGTCAGTCGATTTCAGCCCCTATAAAATCACGTTTGAAGAACCAGCATTTGagaactttactaaaaaaaatcttaaggaTACAATAAAACTTAACTTAGGAAGCTTGTACGTTACGTCAAAAATGCTTAGGTCGATTGCAGACAATTGCCACAAGCTAAGTATTCTTTTGTTCGGGCGGAGCTGTGTAGCCGAAATTAAAAAACGCCGACGCAAATCATTTTTCGCGAAAAACTTACAAACTTTAGACTTACGTTCATCCTTAGgcagttttgaatttttagtcAACATAGATCAAAAGTTTCCTAACATAGTTAATATCGGTATCGGTCCAAGAAGCTTCGGCAGATATAAGCTTCcctacatattttcaaaattaacaaacGTAAGAATTATTGATTTCACAAACTGCTTAGAAATAGACGATAACGGAATTAATGTACTTGCAACAAATTGCCAGAAAATTGAGTCAATTTGTCTAATTGGTTGTCGCCATGTTTATGGAAAATCTTTTGCTTGTCTATTGCGCAACTGTCAAAACCTTAAAACACTACTTATTAGGTATCTTAAAATTAACGACGATAtatttgcacaaaaaatatgggaTGGCTGTGTCATTGAAGAACTAGACCTATCAGCATGCCCTCGAATCACATGGCAAGGTCTCTTTGCTCTATTAGCTCAACTAAAGCATgtacattatttaaatttatcttattgCGGAGAAGGGCGCGCAGTTAATGATGTCGTACTTTCACAAATGGTAAATTCAGGAATGTCAACTAAACTACGTATGCTTGATTTGCGTTGGAGTTTTCACATATCACCTAACGCTCTCGGAAACTTTCTTACAAAATGCAACCATCTAGAAAAATTTGGCATTTATCAATCTTTCCAAATAACAGCAGATAACATCGCTgactttttgatttatttgcCATCAATTAAAATACTAGAGTTTGGTGGCTCCTATCAACAAGAACTAAATCGCTCTCATTTAATACCAATGCTACTGAAAACAGCAAAAAACCTTGAAGTACTTTCACTAATTAACTTTACTTCCACTAACCTCATTgaagattacaaaaatattaaaacactaATCACGACTAAATCTAAACTGACGAGAATCAACTTTTGCGACAGTTCTCCTGAATTGGTTAAAATAGCAAAAGAAATAGCTCAAGGTATTAAGCAAATCAAAATCACTTTTAAATGGGAATGCGCACTACCGCCACCTATTattactctagattctattttaaacatttaa